CAGCCGCACTAAAGCTCAAAATTGGAGAAATAAGTGATCCTGTAGCGTCTGAGTTTGGTCTGCATCTTATACAATTAATTGATAGAAAGAAAGAAAAATATAATACCCGTCATATTTTACTAATGCTTTCACCAACACAAAATGAAATAGATCTTGCTAAAGATGAAATAAATAAAATCCGAGAAAAGATAGTGAGGGGAACACTAACCTTTGATGTAGCTGTAAAACAATACTCAGAAGATAAAGACACCGTTTTGGATGGTGGGTTAATTACTGCCAATGAACATGAAACAGAATCTCTCCCTAGTACAACACTTCCTGCAGATAAATTAGATCCAGAAATATATTTTGCTGTTGATGGTCTTAACCCAGGAGATATAAGTACACCTCAACTGGTCAATATCCAACATAGGGTTGGCTGGCAATTACTATACTTGAAACAAAAAGTGGAGCCACATATGATGAATCTAGCGCAAGATTATGAAAAAATACGCTATTTTTTACTACAGCAAAAGAAAAATAAAGCCATTCATCAATGGATTCAAGCTTCTAAATCAGCGTTTATAATTAGCTTTTCTGAAGAGTATAAAACAGTAGAAGATTTGTTGTAATTTTTCCCCTAGTTACGCTAGAAAAATTTTAGATGACTTTTGCACCTGTAGACTTTAAGGAAAACAACTAATACATGTTATACTACTTATTTAAGTATTTACATACTACGTTTCATTGGCCTGGAACAGGTCTTTTTAAATATATCTCTTTTCGAGCAGCTATGGCTACAATGAGCTCTTTTGTAATAACTTTTTTATTAGGACAGTTTTTTATAAATTTTTTAAACAGAAAGCAAATATTAGAGTCTAATCGATTTCTTGGATTGGGGAAAGAATATATAGGAATTAAATCAAAGACTCCGACGATGGGAGGGATACTCATTATTCTTGCTACAGTTATACCGACCCTGCTTTTTTCAAAGTTGCATAATATTTATATTATTCTACTCCTAATAACAACGGTCTTAATGGGAATAGTAGGATTCTTGGATGATTATATCAAAGTCTTTAAAAAAAAGAAAAATGGACTAAGTGGATGGATAAAATTATTGGGACAAATCTTTTTAGGCATTACAGTGAGCACCATTCTTTTCTTTCATAAAGATGTGGTAATACGTGAGCTATCTATAACTCCCCATGAAATATCTACAGTACTAAACGACCCAGTCCCCTCTCCCGCTTATAACGACGTAAAGTCTACCAAAACAACGATCCCATTTTTTAAAAGTAATGAACTTGACTATGCCCAAATAAGTGCTATGCTATTGGGTAGCAAAAATTATACATGGATACTTTATATGTTGGTGGTTTGTTTTATTATTGCCTCCGTTTCAAATGGAGCAAATTTAACGGATGGACTTGATGGGCTGACTGCAGGTACGTCTGTTATTGTTGGCACTACGTTGGCAGTACTTGCTTATTTGTCTGGCCATATAGTATTTGCAAAATATTTGAATATTATGTATATCCCAAACTTAGGAGAGCTCGCTATTTTTTGCTGTGCATTTGTGGGAGCATGCATAGGTTTTCTTTGGTACAATACCTACCCTGCACAAATATTTATGGGTGATACAGGAAGCCTAACCGTTGGTGCCATTATTGCAGTAGTAGCCATTTGCATTCGAAAAGAATTATTAATTCCAATCTTATGCGGCATCTTCTTATTGGAAAATGTATCTGTTATAGTACAAACTAGTTATTTCAAATACACAAGAAAAAGATATGGAATAGGCAAAAGAGTATTCAAAATGGCTCCTCTACATCATCACTATCAGAAACTAGGATGGCATGAATCAAAGATCGTAACACGTTTTCTTATTCTAAGCCTTTTATTTGCTATTGCTACGCTTATAACACTAAAAATCAGATAGTTGTACACCATACAGATAGGTTAGCGCTTTTGACTGTTAGTCGAAAGATTACTGATTCAAGCACTAATGGCGCTATTCCAATTGGTGGTGGTTTAGTGTGTCAAGAACACAAAAGAGAAATCTAAATCATTGGCACACTCAAAACCAACTAAATGATGTATTATTTGAATACCTGCTTGACTAATTGATTTAAAAAATGCATATTAATATATGGTGTTTTAAATATTTCTTAATCTAAATACCTAATAGTTAATTATATATAAAAATAAAAAAACAGTGGTATACCTTAGAAAACATATAGCCTTATTAAGTATAACGTCCTTTTTATTACAAGCGTGGAGTTGTAGCAAGAATGACTATGCACCCTTTCAAGAAACTAAAAAACGAGCTTTGGATGAATGGAGTACTGATGAACCAAAATATAAAAAAAGAAAATTACAAGATGACAGTAATGACTCTGGATACGACTCTGGATACGATGTTGATGACGAACTAAACGAAAGAACAGCCTCACACACAAACTTTAACTTTAAAGACGAGATTGAAAAACTAAGAAAAGCCACTGATATACAAAGAGGTATTAAGTGGATCCTTCAAGGAGACACACTGGTACGAGATGCTACAAATGCAAATGGAAAGGTGTACGCTGCAGAAGATTATGCCATACAAGTACTGAATATACTCCGTGCGGCAAAAAAAATATGTGAACTGTATGGAAAGGATGGCAAAAAAATGGATATCACGGCCAATAGGTTTATGGACAATTTTAGGCATATCTATGTACAAGAAAATGAAATTTTTTGTATAAACAAACTACAACAAATAAACACCAAGACAGTATCCTATCTTAAAAAAAATGTCTTTACAGAACTAACAGAAAATGAAATAAATGAGAAGTTAAGACTGGCAGAAAATTACGTCGGACTGGATGATATACACTACAATATCACTACCAAATTTAAAATTGAAGATAAAGAGTTTGCCTTAGAAGACAAAAAATGGTTAAAACTAACACAAGAACAACAATCCAGTTATAAAAACAGAAAAGAAGCTGATTGGTATAAACGTTTGGATTCTTTTGAGCAAAAACTCATTGATACATATTTTGATAAATTTTTAGATGGAAACCACTATATTCCTACTCAAATTCGAAATATTCCCGGATGCAAAAATGCGTACAGAAAAAGATTGATCATGCGTAAAAATGGCCAAGAAATTGTATTGGCTCGTTACTATCATAGTGGCGCATTCGCTTCATTCGTTCCAAATCCATCTATCAGTAATAATATAAATGTTAGTAATGATATAGCTACGAATAACTGGCAACAAATATTAGAACATTCTAGAAAAAAAACAGTAGAAGTAATGTCCTTAAATAATAAGGTTATTATAGAACGTCTTGGTTATAATGAAAAACATATTGTGGAACAAATGGAACAGATAGTAGGGAAAGATTTTATGTATTTACCAATAAATGGGCTTGGAATAGGTACAATACCCATATATAAAGATCATGTAAATAATCTTGTGCAAGAAGCCAATAATTATAAAGAAAAATATCCAAACCTATTAAATAAAACTTATTTTGAGAAGTTAGATATACTGAAACAGTTTTCTGAAAAATCTGATAAAAAACATGTTTCACGCCAAAGCATAAACGTGTCTGGTAATCATTATGCTGATATTGCAGCTGATTATATTGCGTGTAAAACCATATTAGAGGAACGTAAAAGCGAATCAAAAGCATCTGTGCTGTTTAGTTGTAAAAGTGGTAAAGATAGAACCGGCTTTATCAGTTATTTAGCTGACGGATCTATTATACATACATCTTACCCAGAATTACCTATAAACACAATCCATATTACGCTAGCAAACACCTCACATTATCAATTGCTAGCTGGTTTAAATGGAGGCATGCCTGGTAGATTTGGAATGAAGCCAGTAAAAAAAGATCAAACAACACGTGATGCTAGAACCGCTAACATTTTGTTTCCGCAAACGGCTAAATGGACCAATATCCCTTTACTAGACAACAATAGTCAAGATTCCAATTCTAGAAAAAGAAGACACCGTTAAGCATACTGTTCATCACGTGAAATGAAATATCAAAGCTGTATTTTTAGATCGTTGAAATTAAATACGTATGCTTTATAGTCTAAGCATTACCATACATTTCATTTTCCAAACGGTCTCAAGAGTATATTTACATTATCTTACGCTTTTCTATCAAACTTTTTCGTTAAATTTGAAACTGCCATAGTCATTAAATAATTAAGATTTTATCTATCAAGATAAAAATTGCGTATACATATGAAAAAATACCAGGAACACCCCCAACTCCATTTATCAGATGTTGCAGGTGTAATCAGAACGTTTTGGGAAGAAAATAAGACATTTACGAATTCTGTAACACAACGTGCAAGTCAAGAACCATTTGTATTTTTTGAAGGCCCCCCCTCAGCCAATGGTGCACCAGGTGTACACCATATTCTCGCCATGACCGTAAAAGATATCTTTACAAGATATAAAACCATGCAAGGCTACTACGTACGTCGTAAAAGTGGTTGGGATACCCATGGTCTACCCGTAGAACTTCAGGTCGAAAAAAAATTAGGCATAACAAAGGAAGATATTGGTAAAAAAATTAGCATCATTGACTACAATGAGCAGTGTAGAGAAACGGTTATGACTTATACCAGTGAATGGGAGGCAATGAATAAAGAGCTTGGATACTGGAAAGACAATACACAGCCTTATATAACCTATGATAGAAATTATATTGAATCTGTTTGGTATTTAATAAAAGCACTCTATAACAAAGAACTAATTTATAAGGGATATTCTGTACAACCCTATTCTCCTGCTGCAGGAACAGGTTTAAGTTCGCATGAACTCAACCAACCAGGCTGCTATAAACTTGTAAAAGACATTTCCATTGTTGCACAGTTTAAGATAAGAGATAAAGAAAATGTGTATTTTTTAGCATGGACCACTACTCCATGGACACTACCAGCGAATAGTGCACTAGCAGTAGGAATTGCTATAGAATATGTCAAAGTAGCTACTATTAATCCTTATACACACCTTCCCGTGCAAGTAATCTTAGCAAAAGATGCTGTAGAACGTTTTTTTACAGCCCCCCAAACAGCTGTTGCCACTCATAAACAACATCATCAAGAAGATAGTACAGTACTCCCTTGGGAAATTACAGAAAGCTACACAGGATCAGAACTAATAGGGTTATATTATGAACAACTCTTACCCTATGTAGCACCACAAGGAGATGCCTTTAAAGTCATTGCAGGTGATTTTGTAACTACTACAGAGGGTACTGGTATCGTACACATTGCACCTACATTTGGTGCGGATGACTATCGTATCGCTCAAAAAGAAAATATCTCTGCAATCAGGGTAACCAACACGGAAGGTGAAGCAGTTCCAATTGTAGACAAACAAGGACGTTTTGTTTCGGAAATTGCTGATTTTGCAGGACGTTATGTAAAAAAAGAGTATGAGAATGACACAGACCTGCCAGCCGTAGACCTATTGATTACAACCAAGCTAAAACAAGAAAATAAAGCTTTTAAAGTAGCAAAATATGAACATAGCTATCCCCACTGTTGGCGAACAAATAAACCTATTTTGTATTATCCATTAGATTCATGGTTTATCAAAACAACGCTATATCGGGAACTACTTGTAGCATTAAATAACACCATTCAATGGAAGCCAACTTCTGTTGGTAAAGGTAGATTTGGGAATTGGCTAGAAAACCTAGTAGACTGGAATCTCAGTCGTGAGCGCTACTGGGGCACTCCATTACCCATCTGGCGTACCGTTGATCAACAAGAAGAGAAATGTATTGGCTCCATAGCAGAACTTACCTTTGAAGTAGATCAAGCGATACTAGCTGGCTATATGAAAAATCCACTTCCAGCTGATATTGACCTACATCGGCCTTATGTAGATGATATTATCTTAGTGAGTAGCAATGGACTACCCATGTACCGTGAAACAGCTGTGATAGATGTTTGGTTCGACTCCGGTGCAATGCCATGTGCACAGTGGCACTATCCATTTGAAAATCAAGAAATATTTGAGAAAAGTTTCCCTGCAGATTTCATAGCTGAAGGTATAGACCAAACACGGGGATGGTTCTTTACGCTACATGCTATTTCCACGATGATTTTTGAAATACCTGCTTTTAAAAATATCGTAGTAAACGGACTTGTTTTGGATAAAAATGGCAACAAAATGTCCAAAAGCATAGGCAATACCATTAATCCAATGGAAGTCTTAGGGAAATATGGCCCAGATGCTGTTCGTTGGTATATGATCAGTAATGCCAATCCATGGGATAACCTAAAATTCGATCTAGTAGGTATAGAAGAGGTAACTCGAAAGTTTTTTATTACACTGCATAGTACGTATAATTTCTTTGCACTTTATGCCAATCTAGATCACTTTTATTTTAAGTCAGAAAGATTGAATAACAGTGATCTGAACAAAAGTGATCAATGGATTATGTCTCGCTGTAACAGCTTGGTTGGCATAGTAACAGATTTTTATGAAAGCTATGAACCAACATTAGCCGCTAGGGCCATTCAAGATTTTGTTATAGATGATTTAAGTAATTGGTATGTACGCCTAAATAGAAAAAGATTTTGGAAAAATAGCCAAGACAAAGACAAGGAAGCTGCCTACCAAACATTGTACCATTGCCTCATAACGGTCAGCAAACTTATGGCACCAATAGCCCCCTTTTATGCTGACTATCTTTATAAGGCGCTCAATAGTGTTTCAGAAAAAGAAAGCCATAGCTCCGTTCATCTATTGGATTTTCCTCTAGTAGAAGAAAGCTTTGTAGATGTAACGTTAGAGAGCCAGATGCGTCAAGTACAAACCATTGTTTCACTAGCCCACTCTTTAAGAAAGAAATATAAAATTAAAGTGCGTCAACCACTACAGTGTGTAAAAATTTTCTCTAGATATTTAACAGATATGGAATCGATAGCTGACCTGGAAGAACTAATCAAATCAGAAATTAATGTAAAAAAAGTAGATTATTTAGATAGCACCAACCATCTAATACATAAAAAAGCTAAACCTAATTTCCCCGTTTTAGGTAAACGCTATAAAGACAAGATGCAGCCTCTTGCTGAAGCTATTTTATCACTTAATCAAGATGAAATACATGAATTAGAACAAGGAAATACACACCTATTGTGCATTGAAGGCGAAACCATTATACTGAATCTATCAGATGTACTTATTATTACAGAAGATATTCCAGGTTGGTGTGTGGCGACAGAAGGCACCATGACTATTGCATTAGATATTATCATCAATAAGGGATTACAGGAGGAAGGCATTGCACGTGAAGTAGTGCATCAAATTCAGAAACTACGCAAAGAGCTAAATTTTGAGGTACAAGATAAAATAACTATTAAAATACAAGAAGACGCTAAAAGCATTTGTGATGTTATTGCGTTATACAAAGACTATATTTGTGCAGAAACACAAGCGACACTGCTGAAATGCATACCACAACTTACAACAGGATCTACCATCTACGTAAACGATGTGACATTAACAATTCAGCTGAGCAAAGAGGGATAAAATTTATCGAGTCGCTAAGGAATTCCACACAGAGCTGTACGTGAACCGATCGCTTCATACGGCTCTTTGTGTTAGAAGCTTGATTCCGTGCCAATGATAAATAAACCTGGTGAATGATTTTTTAGTAAAATACTACTTACTATGCCCTTCAAGTAGTACTAAGGTAATCCTTGATAGCACTTCTAACTTCCTGTGCAGATAGGTTATTTTCCATTTTTCCATTTCTAGCTATGGATATCTGACCAGATTCTTCTGAAACAATTAGAACAAGTGTATCTGTTACTTCTGTAATGCCAATAGCCGCTTTGTGACGTAATCCAAAATTTGCAGCTATACTTATATTCTCAGTAACTGGCAAAATACATCTTGCAGCTACAATCTTATTGTCATGAATAATGACTGCACCATCATGTAATGGGCTATATTTGCTAAATATAGCTAGTAATAACCTAGAAGAAACTACAGCATTAATTAAATCACCAGATTCTTCATAATTCCTAAGATCAGCATCTTTCGTAAAGACAATCAACGCACCCGTATTACTACCACCCAATGCCTGAACGGCTTTAACTACTGGAGTAACATCAAACTCTATTTTT
This Cardinium endosymbiont of Culicoides punctatus DNA region includes the following protein-coding sequences:
- the mraY gene encoding phospho-N-acetylmuramoyl-pentapeptide-transferase yields the protein MLYYLFKYLHTTFHWPGTGLFKYISFRAAMATMSSFVITFLLGQFFINFLNRKQILESNRFLGLGKEYIGIKSKTPTMGGILIILATVIPTLLFSKLHNIYIILLLITTVLMGIVGFLDDYIKVFKKKKNGLSGWIKLLGQIFLGITVSTILFFHKDVVIRELSITPHEISTVLNDPVPSPAYNDVKSTKTTIPFFKSNELDYAQISAMLLGSKNYTWILYMLVVCFIIASVSNGANLTDGLDGLTAGTSVIVGTTLAVLAYLSGHIVFAKYLNIMYIPNLGELAIFCCAFVGACIGFLWYNTYPAQIFMGDTGSLTVGAIIAVVAICIRKELLIPILCGIFLLENVSVIVQTSYFKYTRKRYGIGKRVFKMAPLHHHYQKLGWHESKIVTRFLILSLLFAIATLITLKIR
- a CDS encoding tyrosine-protein phosphatase; this translates as MVYLRKHIALLSITSFLLQAWSCSKNDYAPFQETKKRALDEWSTDEPKYKKRKLQDDSNDSGYDSGYDVDDELNERTASHTNFNFKDEIEKLRKATDIQRGIKWILQGDTLVRDATNANGKVYAAEDYAIQVLNILRAAKKICELYGKDGKKMDITANRFMDNFRHIYVQENEIFCINKLQQINTKTVSYLKKNVFTELTENEINEKLRLAENYVGLDDIHYNITTKFKIEDKEFALEDKKWLKLTQEQQSSYKNRKEADWYKRLDSFEQKLIDTYFDKFLDGNHYIPTQIRNIPGCKNAYRKRLIMRKNGQEIVLARYYHSGAFASFVPNPSISNNINVSNDIATNNWQQILEHSRKKTVEVMSLNNKVIIERLGYNEKHIVEQMEQIVGKDFMYLPINGLGIGTIPIYKDHVNNLVQEANNYKEKYPNLLNKTYFEKLDILKQFSEKSDKKHVSRQSINVSGNHYADIAADYIACKTILEERKSESKASVLFSCKSGKDRTGFISYLADGSIIHTSYPELPINTIHITLANTSHYQLLAGLNGGMPGRFGMKPVKKDQTTRDARTANILFPQTAKWTNIPLLDNNSQDSNSRKRRHR
- the ileS gene encoding isoleucine--tRNA ligase, which produces MKKYQEHPQLHLSDVAGVIRTFWEENKTFTNSVTQRASQEPFVFFEGPPSANGAPGVHHILAMTVKDIFTRYKTMQGYYVRRKSGWDTHGLPVELQVEKKLGITKEDIGKKISIIDYNEQCRETVMTYTSEWEAMNKELGYWKDNTQPYITYDRNYIESVWYLIKALYNKELIYKGYSVQPYSPAAGTGLSSHELNQPGCYKLVKDISIVAQFKIRDKENVYFLAWTTTPWTLPANSALAVGIAIEYVKVATINPYTHLPVQVILAKDAVERFFTAPQTAVATHKQHHQEDSTVLPWEITESYTGSELIGLYYEQLLPYVAPQGDAFKVIAGDFVTTTEGTGIVHIAPTFGADDYRIAQKENISAIRVTNTEGEAVPIVDKQGRFVSEIADFAGRYVKKEYENDTDLPAVDLLITTKLKQENKAFKVAKYEHSYPHCWRTNKPILYYPLDSWFIKTTLYRELLVALNNTIQWKPTSVGKGRFGNWLENLVDWNLSRERYWGTPLPIWRTVDQQEEKCIGSIAELTFEVDQAILAGYMKNPLPADIDLHRPYVDDIILVSSNGLPMYRETAVIDVWFDSGAMPCAQWHYPFENQEIFEKSFPADFIAEGIDQTRGWFFTLHAISTMIFEIPAFKNIVVNGLVLDKNGNKMSKSIGNTINPMEVLGKYGPDAVRWYMISNANPWDNLKFDLVGIEEVTRKFFITLHSTYNFFALYANLDHFYFKSERLNNSDLNKSDQWIMSRCNSLVGIVTDFYESYEPTLAARAIQDFVIDDLSNWYVRLNRKRFWKNSQDKDKEAAYQTLYHCLITVSKLMAPIAPFYADYLYKALNSVSEKESHSSVHLLDFPLVEESFVDVTLESQMRQVQTIVSLAHSLRKKYKIKVRQPLQCVKIFSRYLTDMESIADLEELIKSEINVKKVDYLDSTNHLIHKKAKPNFPVLGKRYKDKMQPLAEAILSLNQDEIHELEQGNTHLLCIEGETIILNLSDVLIITEDIPGWCVATEGTMTIALDIIINKGLQEEGIAREVVHQIQKLRKELNFEVQDKITIKIQEDAKSICDVIALYKDYICAETQATLLKCIPQLTTGSTIYVNDVTLTIQLSKEG
- the cdaA gene encoding diadenylate cyclase CdaA encodes the protein MPFNLPRFDAIDISFVRVIDMVLVGFLVYRMYKLIEGSITVKISFGFFVVYLLYLLVKLLKLELLGAILGKFIELGPVLPVILFQREIRHFLSSMGKGLISTREVISNITPWFKNKKIEFDVTPVVKAVQALGGSNTGALIVFTKDADLRNYEESGDLINAVVSSRLLLAIFSKYSPLHDGAVIIHDNKIVAARCILPVTENISIAANFGLRHKAAIGITEVTDTLVLIVSEESGQISIARNGKMENNLSAQEVRSAIKDYLSTT